The genomic interval AGAACTGCGCTCGGATGACTCACCGGAGGCAGCTATTATTGGAAAAGTGACCGAACCTATTGAGCGCAAAATATGGGTAATATGAACGAGGCTGAAAAAAACGAATTCGGCAGGAAAATTGCGAACTTACTGACAGAGTTTGTGCTCGTCAAAAATATAAGCACTGTCGGGAGTGCAATAATTATATCAGGTGAAATGTTTGATCATTCGTCTTTAGAGGATATAGCGAAGACGTTGACGGGTCATGGAGTAAAGGGGTCGATCACAACGAAAGGCAGCGACGTCGAGATCAGGATAAAACTTCAGAGCACAAAATTTGCCGGGATACCCCGGATAAACCTGCTCTTGTTTATTGCTACTATCATAACTACCACAACCGCAGGGGCGATTATGGAAGGAGGCAGCGATCCCTTTTCAATCAGCGGAATTATTTCGGGGCTGCCGTTTTCGATAACGCTTATGTCGATTCTGCTTTTTCACGAATTCGGACATTATTTCGCTTCGAAACGTAATAACGTTGTAGCCTCGTTACCTTATTTTATTCCCGCGCCGTCATTTATAGGCACATTCGGAGCCTTCATAAAAATGAAATCTCCGATAATTAATAAGAAAAGCTTGCTCGAGATAGGCGCAGCCGGACCCATAGCGGGTTTTCTGGTAGCGGTTCCGGCGCTCTATTTCGGTTTAACGACGAGCGAGATACTTGAGGCGGTTCCGGGAGAAGGAATCAGGTTAGGCGATTCGCTGATAATGATGTTTATGACAAACCTTGTGCACCCGAACGTACCGGATGGATACGACATATATTTAAATTCAGTTGCTTTCGCCGGGTGGATCGGATTGCTTGTAACAGCCTTGAATTTGATTCCCATCGGACAGTTAGACGGAGGTCATATAGCATACGCTCTATTCGGCAAAAAGCATGATCAGATCGCTAAATGGGCTTTCCTTCCCATGCTGCCGTTGGGATATTTTTCGTTCAACTGGATTATATGGGCGCTGTTGATTCTTATCTTTATCCGGCTGAAGCATCCGCCGGTTGTTGACGAAGCCGCTGCTCTCAAACCGTTTCATAAGTTTCTCGGATATATTTCCATTGCCATATTTATATTGACGTTTATTCCTATTCCCTTTTCCTGACGGAAAATAGATTTTACGTTATCGTTTATTTTAATCGGACAACCGTATTTTTATAAAAGCTCTGCCAGCCGAACGAAAAACCTACGCCGGTTCCCAGTGCCGCAAACACTATGAGTTTTGAACCCTCCGCATCGAAGCCGAGAGAGCCGATGCCCGCGAATAATGCTCCGGCACCCAATCCCATTATCCCGACAAGCAACAAATCCTGGGATCTTCTTTTCAGAACCACCGAATGAATATCGACAACAGGTATTTCGTTGACTTTACCGGAAACCTCTAATCTAAACATCCCGTCCCGCATCGGCAGAAAATTACCGGCTGCTGTTTTTCCTGATCTACTTTTGAGTTCTACCGGTCGATTTATCCATGCTTCGGACATTCGCCTGATCTTTATCAGGCGAATTTGACTTAGGTCGTTGGAATTTCCCGAAATATCTTGTGCCGCAGTTTCAACCGGATATTGCATAAGAAATATGACTATCCAGAAAATCTGCTGTTTAGGATGTAAATTCATGTCAATACTCCTTAAAATTCAAAGAACTTCCAGTAAATTGTTATATAGGGCGCCTGGAAGTGCGCTCCGAGTCGCAGTGCATCGTTAACTGCGTACGTAAAGCCGAAATCCAGATCAACCGGTCTGTACTCACCACTCTGCGTATCAACGGTGAATGGATTTCCGCTAAAATCGAAATAGCTATCAGCGACATCACTGAGTTTAATATACTTATGACCGTTATCTGCGTAAATTTCGATGAGGAACTTGAGCCGTTTGGAAATGTCGTAATCCATGCTGCCCCATACCCTGAATGGTAATTTGAATTTCTTATCCCACTCAAACCCATCATTTAATTTGATATCATGCAGTATGAACGAATTTGTAGAGATACCGAGATGCCAGCCCCATTTACCCCTTCCGGAACTAAGCGGCTGCTTTTTACTAAGCACGAGGTAAGTGGATACAAAGAACAATTTTTTTGAAGGATCTGTGAGGGCTTCGTCTATAGAGGGAGCGTCTTCCTCATCCAGTCTTTTTTGTGCGGAAGTTTTTATCCAGTGGCTATATTTTTCAGATTCTATCCTCGATTCATGCCGGTTATAAAGTCTCACCCCCAAGGAC from Candidatus Neomarinimicrobiota bacterium carries:
- a CDS encoding site-2 protease family protein, yielding MGNMNEAEKNEFGRKIANLLTEFVLVKNISTVGSAIIISGEMFDHSSLEDIAKTLTGHGVKGSITTKGSDVEIRIKLQSTKFAGIPRINLLLFIATIITTTTAGAIMEGGSDPFSISGIISGLPFSITLMSILLFHEFGHYFASKRNNVVASLPYFIPAPSFIGTFGAFIKMKSPIINKKSLLEIGAAGPIAGFLVAVPALYFGLTTSEILEAVPGEGIRLGDSLIMMFMTNLVHPNVPDGYDIYLNSVAFAGWIGLLVTALNLIPIGQLDGGHIAYALFGKKHDQIAKWAFLPMLPLGYFSFNWIIWALLILIFIRLKHPPVVDEAAALKPFHKFLGYISIAIFILTFIPIPFS